The genome window ctcccttcctctctgaaatcaataaagatatatattaaaaaaaaaaaaagtatgagatCAGACACATACACATTTctcccccctgcacctgcccaaACCCCTACACTTTTACACACACTTCTGAACATTGACTTCTACAACCAAATCTTTTCCCTTGGGCCTCCATGAGTACTAGGCACTGGTTCGGTGCTTTAAGACCTGATTAATCCTCATTGGAAAGGACAAATTCCACCTGACAAGCCCGAAGGGTGCTTAGTAACTGGTTTTTCTAGTTAATTAGATTGACTTGTTTGTATCGTTATTAAAGTTATCTTCCTTGTCCTTTTAGGATGTCTGAATTGATGTCAAGccagacattcttttttttctttagccatTCTTTCTTATCACAGTTCTTTGTTCAGAACTAGttgttgagccctggctgggtcgTTTGGTTAGAGTATGGACCCCATACACTAAGGTTTCGGGTCTGAtacctagtcagggcacatacaaaaatcaaccaatgaatgcatagctaaggggaacaacaaatcaaagtgtatttctctctctgaaaacaacaaaaaactagttgaaagaacaagagattttttttgtgtAACTGATCCCACACTACATCTCAAAGTGgatcagtaaaagaaaaaattgttttcttttgacaATCAAGGGTTGAGGGTTCATTTTATCACAAAAGGATAATGCTTAAGGCAAGTAGCATCTGGAATTACTTCTATTCCAATTTTCTCTATAGAAGACAATCTTTTAGGTATCAatctataagaaataaaaaacccttgtactatttttaaagaaaaatgttagtaGTGATGAGAACAATTGAGAAACTTTGACGGTTCAATTTATCACCATTCCTAGGGCTGAGGAAGCTGGATAGTACAAATCAATACTGCTGGATGGGTGTTAAAATTCAGCAGTTTGTTTTTAGGTATCCCTTTAACTGGTACAAATAGGAGCTAGAGAAatcctggcacacacacacaaaaattgctCAAGTGTGAGAGTGCTTTACTTAATTTACATATTGGGGAACCTGCTTGAGTCCTTTTCCATGCCCCAGCGGTTGCCAAAGCCCTCCTTTTGCACCTGCTTTTCCTAGTCTCACACTTTTAAGATGTCATTACCTCACCACTCCCTGTGAACTCTGTTCAAAATGGTCATTTGTGCAGTCCTTGAAGAGATGTGATCCCCTAGGAACCCTGTTTTTAAAGCATTCTTGCCTCCCACCCACCAGTCTACAGGCACAATCACACACCGAGTGTAGAGAATCTCTCAACTTTGTCCCAAGGCCCCCTCTTCAGCAGTAATCTTGGCAAgtgccttctctgggcctcatttttgCATTTGCCAAATCAGCACTAGTGCCCAACACCAACCATCTCTAAAGACTATTTTAATGGCAAAACTCCAAGTCCAATACACAAGAAAgcaaatttcaaaaatatgcaaatacaaaTCACACTGAGCCTAGATCTAGCCTAGTCAGTCCTTACAAGCTTACTTCCTGTGAATACTTACTTTGCTCCAGAGGACATTGGACTATTTCTCCCATTACTGAACCAATGTAGCCACACCAACATCTTTAAAGTAcaatgcagccctagctggttgggcttAGGGGATAAAGCaccagccctcagactgaaggattgcaggtttgatttggtcaagggcaggtacctaggttacaggttagattcctggtcccTGCCAGGGCGCAAGTGGGAgggaaccaattgatgtttctgtctctcccctcactttcactctctcataaaaataaaaatcaatggtaaaatatcttcgggtaaggattaacaaaaaagtacaATGTAGATGTGTTCAAGTAATTtacaaccctggcgatcaatggggtgacaaatgtcgcagccagatcgcccacACATCCCAGACTGCCCTCACATCCAAGTAGTTTacagtaaaattaaattttaagaaagttTTGGAAGTGCATGGAacttgtttaaataaaatttaagccaGAACTTAATCCATGTTCCTCAAATAATTCTTTCATAATtgagattttattgttttgaggaTCAGTACACAGACATTTCAATTTGTACACAATTCTTAACATACGTACCAAAAATGTAAAGTCATGTAATTGTGATTCTTTTCTAAACAGTTATTCCAGTGACTTTCCAGCTTAAAATTTAGAGGCTAACTTTCCTTAATAGAGTATCAAGTACCAATATCTTCAAATGTTGATACGCTGTTACATCAAAGTCCCACTAATTCACAATTTAATATCATATATACTACATAATCAAATCTTCAATCTTTCACAGCACATTGACAAAGTTACTAGGAAAACTGGACTACCACACCAAAGATGTtacagatgcacaaaattctgaCAGGGAGAGCCAGGATCAAGGAGTGGTTTTCTTTAGGAAATAATTCTACCAAAAACATGTGAAtagaagtaatttaaaatgttcaagaCATAGCAAACGCACGACTGACTCCAAACTGCCATTTAGTATGCTTTGTATTATAGGATATAAAAACTACCCCCATCTATGGAATGTTAAGCCGACACCCAAGACAATCAAAGTCTCCCATATTCAATATCCCACTATTTTCTGGTTGtaccaaaaaataaacaaccagcaAATGATTTCACCtcttaaaaaaaagcatttacacttaaaaaaatggGATGAGGTGGAATTCCctccttcttaaaaatgtttctagagCTACTAAAAAACTTGCATTTACAAAATAGTTGATAAAAATATTCCTCTGGATTGTACAAGAAGGGAGACAGGGACCACTGATAAGACATGGTATATGACATTAATCGGACTTggcttctttttctcctgcttcatCTGAGGTTGGACTCtgcaaatcaaaggaaaaatatgattAAACATTTGGTTTCTGTGTCATTGCTATGATCTTTGATTAGAATTTAACACAATGTAAGTTTTACATATATGTAACTAATATATACATGTAACTCTTAGGTCTTAAAAACACAGTCagctcttgccctggccggtgcgggTCAGGTGGTTGatgtgttgtcccatgcaccaaaggggtgcgggttccattcccagtaagggcacacaTAGAAGGCAACCAACTGTTATTTCCCCCTCcctagaaaaaatgaaaaaaaaaaaaaaaaaaaagtgcctcaggtgaggatcaaaaaagaaaaaagtcaatccTCATTATCTGTAATTCACCCActcactaaaatttatttataacccCAATCAATGTTCATGGTGCTTCCATGATAACACCAATAATCTCAGTCATCCAACATGCACATTCCTGGCTGAGGTTGTGCTGCCCCCCCACCACCcgccccaaatatatttttattgatttttacagagaggaagggagagggatagagttagaaacatcgatcagctgcctcctgcacactcccgactgggtatgtgcctgcaaccaaggtacatgcccttgaccggaatcaaacctggaacccttgactccgaaggccaatgctctatccactgagccaaaccgatcagggctGTGCTGCCTTCTTGTTTCAGCGCTAACACAATAAACAAGCATCTTTTCCACACTCTATTTAGTCCCACACatttcacattttttcttttttttggggggggatggAGTTGGGCGTGGAGCGGTGGGGGATGATGTTGTCTAGACAAGTATAGAATTGTCTTCTTGTATTGTCAAGTGCAAGAATGTTGTAATGTGTGTTATGGAGAAAATACACATGGGGGGGTAGCTTCATGTAGGCATGAGTTACAGTGCTGTTTCTGTTGGCCCCAAGTTCAATGCTAATGTACTGACATGtattaaacagaaacacacatgaaATAAGGTTATAATCAGTTGATTGAAGTGTTATGATTAGAGTTGAAGGATTCTAACCCTGCATTTCCCCTAACTGTTCAGTATTCACAGCAACCTCTTAAAACATAACCATCATGAGTCATAAGAATCAACTGTAGTTTGATAACATGTATTCAATACTTCCCTGATAACTAGTTTAGTAATGTCTTCTTATATCACATATTAGATGTTGTGGTTAAAACTAGGAATTCAAAGTATATTGTGATTATAAATCTTACAATTTAGAAGGGGATGATTACATTAAAATTTGATCTTTaaatagaaaagtttaaaattaagTACCTAAATTTATCTTTTCTAGTTTAGCCAATACAATGTAAAAAGAGGCTTAGTTGGCTTAAGAAGTTATCAAAACCTTGCAGTCCacttattatttatatactttaaaatgtttttattgattttagagtaggagagggagaaagatatagaaaaacagatgagagaaacatcaatcagctgccttctgcacactcccctactggggattgaacacgACCTCTCTGTGCATGGGATGTCagccaaccactgagccacaaaatatttaatataaaaaatagaccGTCTTATCAGCTACATAAAAGTTACAGCTACATAGCTTACTATCTACTGTCGGagtaaaaaaaccaacaacaaacatGCCAACCTCCTCGTTTTTAGTTTCTCCGTTTTCCGCAGGTAGATCTTCTTTAGGTTCCTGGTCAGCCACTTCGGCCTGCTTTCCCTTTGCTCCCCTTTTCCCTTTCGTTTGCACTTTTTTGTCCGCAGACTTATCCTATGAAGGAGACAGTAGCCACAAGAGTTGCAATGTTAATGTTCTGTTGCTCGTCAGCCTGAGTCACATGACACTTGTTACACGAGCCACCTTAAGGTCCACCACCCCCAGTAAGCAGGACAACCAAGTGCACTAAGGAGAACTGTAACAGGACTTGCCTAGCAAGCCTTAATGATGTTTAAACCTAAGGCCTGAGCTATACAACTTTCCCCCACACCTTCCTCATCACCCACTATTTTCTGAATTTCCTCACGGCAGAACAAATGAGTTGGAGGGATCTCTTTCCCTGGTAACTCTCAAATTTCTCTTAAGCATGATCAATAATCAAACAGTCAAATGACCACTGAGCTGACAAGACAATCACCCTCACAGTAGCCCATTCACCTGAAAGATGTTGTATGGTCAGGTTGACTATCATATAATGAGTAGCTAAAAggatcaattttgagtttatcgTTATCATTTAGGTGTTTTGAAGAATCTGAAAGCACACATATTAATTAGTATGATGATAAAATAGGTTTAAAATTTAAGCCACGTTTAAAGCACTACAGAACAATATTTTTGGATACCACCCATCAATGGaaagtttaacaaatattttaacatttcctaTAAATAAAGAATGTAGCAAcaccaaaattaaattatattaggTCACCAGAAGTTGTATCAAGACCCCTATCAATACTGATCAATACCCCCCATACCCGAGTTAAATGGCCACAAAGGCAGGCGTGTGGTCTCACAAACATCAATGCTAAGAGGGAAAAATCAAGTGCACTATATTCTGTACCAGTTGTGGCATTCCATACATAAAGATTGCTTGATAAGTATTAACTCCATACCTTTAGGATAAATACTAAATTAGGTAAACAAACATATTTGGGATGATAACACTGTTCCACAGGTTGCTACCATGAAGTGGattgaaataatactttttattttatttttaaaacatattttaatttatttcagagaggaaggaagagaaacatcaatgagaatcattgagtggctgcctcctgcacgccccctattggggatcgagtccgaaaccaggcatatgcccttgaccagaatcgaatacgctcactctatctgctgagccaaaccagctagagctgaaaTAATACCACTTTTAACTATTAATAGTCAGAAAACtagaggaaacaaaataaattaacacatTTCTCTAATGTATGCTTCTACTTTCAAAATCCTTCTAAGGAAATTATCCAAGTCAGGAGCACATATTGGATATATATGCTTTGAAAACAGCATGTCTAACCTGTAGTATAGTAATCAACACATCAAAAGCTTTACTTTCATTTAAAGCTTTAAATGGATTAATTATGGGAACAAATAGGTCAATTATAAAACCAAAGATGTACTACGTAAACTAAAGGAAAAAGCCACTGACCCTCCTTTTCCTTCGGGAAGACGAACTGACAGGCTTGCTCCTTAAGGAACACTGAGACAGGACTTACCTGTTGACCtctgagaggaaggaaatgaaatgtttattacATTTGATGTCCCAAACTGGAGTTAAAATTGAActgtttacattaaaataattttaaggcaGCCCAAATATAGACAGAGGTCGATAAGAAAGAACAATTTAAGAGATAAGTAAGCATAGTCTTTAATCCAActggtttattaaaataaagcaaagaataagccctagccagtttggctcagcagatagagccccatcccagtaggggtcgtgcaggaggcagctgatcaatgattctcatcattgatgtttctctctctctctctccctttcccttctctgaaatcaacaataatttttttttaaaaaaaagcaaaaaataaaagatgggtAATAATAGTACACTGTTCTTGCCAACATTTTGCAACatgatccttttttttcttcagcccagaaaacTTTGTGGGGAATCGAACTTCGTTTACAGAGAATTTCTGCGTTATCTTCTGGTGTGACAAATTCTAAGCTAACATACTATGTTCATACCTTCCTTGCACCCTTAAAAAAACCACCACAAAGCAgaacttttcttttaaagaaaaattaagatttttacaCTCAGCTCTGTACAATGTTTAAATAAAGAACCTCTTTTAGAAAAGGGGTGTTTTTTGGGGGAAGTGATCGAAAATACCGAACTCTCAAGTTCTGAGTGGACAGAAATCAATCACACCATGTGCTCGCCTTGAAGAACATGGAGAGCTCAGCAGAGGGTGATTTCACTGCCATATCCAAAAACAAAGTTACAAATGATTTACATATGTCCTGCCTTTCCAACTTAAGCTGTCACATGTACACATCCCCAGGAACTTCATTCCAGCCACCTGCAAGGTGAGCAATGCGATCATCGATCTCTTCCAGAGCAGCAAGTGTCATGGTTAACACGGTTTCGTGAACTCCTCTACACACGACTGCAAATGAAATACTTTCAGAATAGCATGTTCTCAGAGAACGCAACTCTGGATCTACCCACACACGAGAGGACCCGCTACCTCGGCTTGTGAACTTTACGTGCAAAAACTTACACATTCCTTTCCTCCTGGCCTCAGTCCCAGCCTCGCTTTTATTGTCAAAAGAAACACAAGCATGCGACCACGGACAAGCACCGACTATACACACGCACACAACACAAAGACGGGTTTCCTCGGCAAGCTCAAGTTAATATTGAATACTTTGTCATCTTAAGTTCCCTCAATTCTGCAGCAGCGTTAATGTGACACATCACAGCCCCTTAAGTCAGGACAATTATGTCCACATTTTATtcagaccagaaaaaaaaaagtttatagttATTAAGATGTAaagcttaaaaaggaaaaaaaaaaagggtgaaaTGCCGACATTTCAGGAGCCTGACATTTAACTTTCCAAAAATCAAGGTCTTAGTCGCCGGCACCGGCGTTCTGTTAAGGAAAGAGTCCCGCGTTCAGCAGCAGCATTTCCAAGACACGAGGGCCCGTGAAGGCAAGTCGGGGACCCACCTTTCCCGCCGCCTTTTTGGGCTTCGCTTCCACTTTTGCAGGAGCAGGTTTCTGGAAGGCAAAGGGAGCAGCACTGAGTCTCCGCCCTGGGTCCGACCCCGCGAGAAGGAGACGGGGGTGGGGTTTGCTCTACTTACGGCTGACAACCTGGCCGACCTCCTCTTCGGCtttaggagagaaaaggaaaatgagcgACGAGTGAAGGCTGCGGCTCCAGCTCCAgccgccctctccccccccaggCCAGGAGCGGGGCCCTTACCTCCTCCTTGGCCGCCCCCTCCGCAGAGCTGACCTGTGGGAGGAAGCGCACGCGAGTGGGAGCAGCCCGCGAACAAAAGTGCCGagcgccccgcgcccgcccgcccacccgcccgcaGAACAATGCCCGGCTGACGTCAGGGGCTTCCCGCCGCCGGTTcgaatctccccccaccccccggagcTGCGGGCACCGCGCGTCCCCCGGCACCGCGcactgcccgcccgcccgccgccgccggtcCCGGGGCGCCTCTTGGGCCCACACCGCCGTGACCGCGCCAGGCCTGGGCCTCGCGGGCGCCGCAGCAGGCCTGGGCGGCGAGGGGGCGTGTGCGGGCCGCGGTCCCCGCTCACCTTCCTCTTGGGCATCGTGGCGGCGGGCCGGGCGCGTGCTGGGTGCCTGAGGGCCGCGGCGCGCCTAGTGGCTTGGCGAACCTGGGCTGCCTGGCCGCTGCCGCGTCTCCCGCCGCCCAAGCTGCTCGGACCCGCGACGGGGGCAGTGGGAGAACCAGATGAAACCGGATTGGGAgcccgccttctcctccccccgcgtCCCCCGGCCGCTCGCTCCCCCTCTTCGCCGGCCGGGCcggcccctgccccttcccattgGCTGCGGGGCCCACTCGGCTGCGGTCCGCGCCCTGAATAGGTGAGGCGGGCCGTCACTCGACCActgcgccccgcccccgctcccggcGCCCCCACTCCCGCCTGCCATCTCGCGGGGCCCCAGACCCAGgcgaggggggcggggcctcggaggCCGCTCTCGCCTCACGGCAGTTTGAAGCCGAGCCGCAAAGTGCGGTCTGCCTGCCGATTGGTGGACGCCCGCCACGTGACCTGTGCGTGATCCCAACCACAGCGCTCCAGGGTACCTGGGCTCCTGCCAGCTCTGCGTGCCACAAGGATTCATTCCCTTCCATCCAGGGTGAATGGCGATGAGACACTTAGTCTCGTAGactgagaagggagagggaatggttGCCAGTAGGATCCGTTTCTCCCACCTCAGTCGGCAAGAAAGGATATCTAGGGTCTCTAGCTTCGCAGGCCGGCGGGAAGCTGGTCTCAATGCGCAGGCGCCGGAAGGGAGGCCGTGGGAAGGAAAGCGGGAGCGGGCGACTCGCGAGGCGCCAACCGCGCAGGCGCGGGTCTTTGCGACGTCCGCCGACTCCGGCCGTGTTCCCTAACCGGCCTGGTCGGAGTCCGCTCTTTCTGCGTAGCTTCCTTTTGGTCACCCATCCATTCAGGAGTGCGGGGTGCACGGGGGTCGACTCAGGAGCTTTGTGGGTTCCTGAGCCACGGTCACCCTCTAGCGCTTAAGTGAAGCGGGAAG of Eptesicus fuscus isolate TK198812 chromosome 3, DD_ASM_mEF_20220401, whole genome shotgun sequence contains these proteins:
- the HMGN1 gene encoding non-histone chromosomal protein HMG-14, with protein sequence MPKRKVSSAEGAAKEEPKRRSARLSAKPAPAKVEAKPKKAAGKDKSADKKVQTKGKRGAKGKQAEVADQEPKEDLPAENGETKNEESPTSDEAGEKEAKSD